The proteins below are encoded in one region of Ricinus communis isolate WT05 ecotype wild-type chromosome 6, ASM1957865v1, whole genome shotgun sequence:
- the LOC107261382 gene encoding uncharacterized protein LOC107261382 gives MPKYAKCLKDIIYNKRNWDDYGTILMNEVCSTIIRNKLPLKFKDPGSITIPCVVGKLSIDRALCDLGASVTLMPLSLYKKLNIGEPKPTNISLQLADRSIVYPEGILEDVSIKVREFYVPCDFVILKMEDLQIPIILERLLLTTTRAMIDVKRGKIKLEVGEETVEFDVFKDGTRPFNNKIMFYS, from the coding sequence ATGCCAAAGTATGCCAAATGCCTCAAGGACATCATATATAACAAGAGAAATTGGGATGATTATGGGACTATACTAATGAATGAGGTATGTAGCACAATCATCAGAAATAAGCTTCCTCTAAAGTTTAAGGATCCAGGGAGTATCACTATACCTTGTGTAGTTGGTAAATTATCTATTGATAGAGCACTTtgtgatttaggagctagtgTAACTTTAATGCCTTTGTCTTTGTACAAGAAATTGAATATTGGAGAACCTAAACCCACCAATATTTCCCTACAACTAGCCGATAGATCCATAGTCTATCCCGAAGGAATTTTGGAGGATGTTTCTATAAAAGTTAGGGAGTTCTATGTGCCTTGTGACTTTGTGATTCTAAAGATGGAAGATCTTCAAATCCCTATAATTTTAGAACGACTTCTCCTTACTACAACTAGAGCAATGATTGATGTAAAAAGGGGTAAGATCAAACTTGAAGTTGGGGAAGAAACAGTGGAGTTTGATGTCTTCAAAGATGGCACAAGAccctttaataataaaatcatgtTTTATAGTTGA